Sequence from the Cuniculiplasma divulgatum genome:
TGCGCCCTGAGTGGCGACATGGGCGGGTTTCTCAGGGGAATCAACAGGGGCTGGGAACTCAAGAGGAACCTGGGCCGTAATGTGAGCAACAGCAAGATAGACCGCATAATAAACGAGGCTCTGTCAAATGGGGCTGAAGCAGCAAAACTCATGGGCGGCGGCGGCGAGGGATTTGTACTTGCAGTATGCAGGCCTGGATCCATTGAACAGGTCCAGAGTTCCATGATGAAGTACTCAGACTTCGTCATCAGGGTCTCATTTGAGGAAAGCGGAACAAGATCACAGAGATTTTCCCAGATTTTCCTTGACTGAAAGGAACTGCGTGAATATCCTGTATGTGAGTCCCCACATGATCCATCCGTCAAAGTCAAGTGCGTCCTGTCCGTTCACAGGATGCTTTATCCTGTGCCCACTGTTGATGTCCACAACACGGATCTTGTATATCTCAGGGCCAGGTGCGAGCCCCTCAAGGCTGACTGCTGCTATGACAAATGGATATACAGGCATGTCTGGCATCCGCATTGAGTGGGTAGGGGGCAATTCCATCACGATGTCATCCGGCTGAAACGAGAGGCTCACCTCTTCCCTGATCTCCCTGAGAACACCCTGAATGGCTGTTTCCCCTTCCTTCACATGTCCACCGGGGAAGGCTATGTCTCCGGACCATAGATCACCTTCCCTTCGCTGCCTCTTAACGATGACGATGGAATTATGGTGAATTATGAGACCCACAGCAGAATCCATGGCTTTACGCCAGAAGCCCTAGGATTTCTGATACCTTCTGTCCCTCTCTTATGCCCATGGCTGAGGCTTTCTCAGAGACGCCCGCTACCTTGCTCTCGGTCATGGACCTGAGGTCGGAAACCCCCGTAACACGTACTGCAACATCACCCAGCTTGTTGGCAGCTTCAAGGTTGAGGTATCCGCACATCACAAACCCTTTGCTTCCCTTCAGCACCAGCAGCGGAGCAGTGCCCAT
This genomic interval carries:
- a CDS encoding NUDIX hydrolase, with the translated sequence MDSAVGLIIHHNSIVIVKRQRREGDLWSGDIAFPGGHVKEGETAIQGVLREIREEVSLSFQPDDIVMELPPTHSMRMPDMPVYPFVIAAVSLEGLAPGPEIYKIRVVDINSGHRIKHPVNGQDALDFDGWIMWGLTYRIFTQFLSVKENLGKSL
- a CDS encoding DUF1805 domain-containing protein codes for the protein MIQAESVEIGGKSFEFMRMAMGTAPLLVLKGSKGFVMCGYLNLEAANKLGDVAVRVTGVSDLRSMTESKVAGVSEKASAMGIREGQKVSEILGLLA